From the genome of Capsicum annuum cultivar UCD-10X-F1 chromosome 4, UCD10Xv1.1, whole genome shotgun sequence:
AATCAAAGTTCCTTCAAATACATGCATTTTTTTGGAGATGggtaaattatataaaaaaaacttcatGATAAGCTTCTGCCATGATAGATGTATACTAAACTTCAGGGTAAGCTTCTGCCATGATCAATAGCACAGTTGCTGTCCATCCAGTAAACAGGCGTGcgccttttccttttcctttcttCTGATCATATTGTTCCCACAGGTACCCTGTCCGCTTATAGTTCCCAACTATATTTCTTATCAAGTTGCTCCTCAATTCATTGTAGATGGTTTTGGCTCTTTCTCTGTATGGTCCAGACTCTTGAGAGTAGTGATGAAGAGACGAAACAATCAAATAGTTCAACGGTATCCATATTGGCCCTCTCCAATATGGAGGATCGTGCTCTGTATTCCGTTTCATGTACATGGAGCTTGTTTTGGATAGGGATCTAAGCCCAAAATCGGTCCACAAAATGCTCCTATTGGAGATGAATTCAAGCTGACTCTCGAGTATCCATGAGTCAGGTGGAATAAGCCTGAGGATAAATGGGAAAAGGCTAACGTAACCAAGATGAGGAACAAGTTGTAGAACAGGTTTTTCTAGGACTTGTCGTAACAACTCTCGCTTTGGGTCAGTCTCCACTATTTTCCAAGTTAGTTGAACCTTTTCCGTATGATTTCCATAATCACAATAAGCTCCATTAGCAGCGTCTAAGTGCATCTGGTTCAGAACTTCAAAATCTGAGAGCAGCTTTGCAGTCAAACTATACTCCTGTTGGATATCTTTATCCATCTTCAGAAGCTCTGCTATTGAGTGCATGGAATCTGCTGCAAGATGCATCCAGCATCTAAGATCCACGTGACGTTCATCTCCATTTGGATGAGATGCACGTGGATAATCATCCAGTCCAGAAGATAAGGTCTTAGGATTTAGTTCACGGGTTGTTGAAGTATCTCTTCCATGCCAGTAATAGCTACCCCTTTCCTTTCCAGCCTGAGTTGTGTTAAACCATTTGAACCATGCTTCAAGGCGGACAAATGCCCGGTCCAAGAAGACAGAGATATCCCTGGTCTCCGTAGCAGCAAACTTTTCTTTCTTCAGCTTGGAGATCAGATCACGCAAGGTCAAAAACAGTGTCGGTGGATTTCCATTAGTTGGATGCTGAAGAACAAATTCTTCTGGGACCTTACTCAAGGCTTCAGCACCTAAGATTAGCTCGCGCGGAATCCATCCATCAATATTCATCAGATCTAGCCAATGTCCAATGATATCCAAGCTAATGTATATATCCCAACGCCAGATTAGCAGTTGATGAAAACCTTCGTCCCATAGGAAGCCCCTTGGGAAGAAGGGCCGACTTGGAACTGCTGTATATAGCTCAGCAGGCCAGTATAAGACAGAATTATCTCCTGCATTAAGTGTGGAAGTTGATGGAAGCGAAATCTTTGACTGGCCAAAGAAGTAGCCAATCCCACCCAACATGTTTCCAAGAGCAGCCTTACCAACAGTCACAGGATCCAAACCAAGCTCATCAGATAGGCTAAagctttttttaaatttattgtcAAACTCATTTTGTTTCTCAGAGAGTAAACTAGTCAGCGACGTACCTTTCAGCCTGCTAGCCCGttcttcaactcttgaatcaCGAGCACTGGTTCCAGAAAGTAAAACAATGTCTGCTTTGAGAGGAATCCTAGCAGagatctgaaatactaaaatgttGGGAGAATCATCAGATAAGTCCGAAAGCAGCAAATGGCCAAATTTTCTTGCTTGGACTGCCAAATTTGCCTGGACAACATCAGATAGATTGTGAATGTGAGGTGTCTTGAAGCCTGAATAATGTACTCCAGAAACATCCTCTGAAAATAAATGGAGCTGCCAGTTTCCAATGTCACTACGTGATCCTGAAGCCAAGATAGAATCACCATGGATATCCGAGACTCCACTACCCAAAGTAAGACCTTTCCCACTTTCATCAGCCACATAGAAAAATAAGTGCGCGGTGTTTAACATTTCCTCATCAGACATAGATTCATCGCTCTGCACTCCAATTCGAACAGCCCAGTCTCCACCATAGCCACTACCACGATCCTTGGATTTCAGAAAATGAGTTGTCAAGGTCATTTTCTGTTCAATCAGAAACTGATGTCCATAATCCCGTCCATTATGACTAGTCCAGCCATACTGTTTCAACTCATCCGAATCTTGGCATACATGACGCATGAAATACCTCCCATTCTTGACTCCAAGCCACATTAAGCCAGCAACTAGTGATTGCGGAGTCCTTGCACGAACTCCAAAATATACCTGAGGCCTGTAAGTACCCCAGTACAAGCTCTCTCTATGATCTCCTTGAAACATTGGAAGATCCATTAATTTTGGAGCTGGAAGTGGAGCGATGACTCTTGGTTTTTGAGGTTTCTCCATGGGTTTAATGAGTGAATTAATGAAAAAGAGTGAGATCGCAAAGGCAATAATTCCGAACCCTAAAAGGAACTTGATGTTCACGCTGAAAATGCGAATTAAGCTGCGATCTCTTGTTTTATCCTTCCGTAGCATTTGATTTGGTTTACGGATTGGGGAATTTTCGGTGGAAGATTTCGAAGCTCTGCTTCGAGTACTGCCCCGTGAAGTTCCCACCATTGTTTCCAGTTTCGCCGTCTGAGAGGAAAACTGTAATAAATGGTCAAAGAAAATTATTGAAGCGGGTCAAAAGGAGAATTCTTATAAACTTTGTGCTATATTATTTCGACATCCATTTTCCtcccattttcttttattttaaaattgttcatctttttttatttgacacttctttcaaaaaaaaaattattagagatttattttaccaaattaattttattaattatactttaaaatataaatttaagcatatatattttgtttagtcatttaataaatGAGTTGGGATTGcaagaatataataatattttcttgatttcataaaaaatacaattaaattgaaataaatcaaCGTTCTTCTTCTTCTCTGTTCATCAACTATTTGATTTAGTAAGAACATTCGTACACAATAACAATGATTTATAGTTTAGTAGGAGTAttattcatgatgtaaataatgaaatttaagGTTCTCCTATCTATTTTTGTCTTCTATGAATTCTGCATTCATGTTTTCAAATCAAAACACGCTAACATTATTCTGACACGAATTTNNNNNNNNNNNNNNNNNNNNNNNNNNNNNNNNNNNNNNNNNNNNNNNNNNNNNNNNNNNNNNNNNNNNNNNNNNNNNNNNNNNNNNNNNNNNNNNNNNNNNNNNNNNNNNNNNNNNNNNNNNNNNNNNNNNNNNNNNNNNNNNNNNNNNNNNNNNNNNNNNNNNNNNNNNNNNNNNNNNNNNNNNNNNNNNNNNNNNNNNNNNNNNNNNNNNNNNNNNNNNNNNNNNNNNNNNNNNNNNNNNNNNNNNNNNNNNNNNNNNNNNNNNNNNNNNNNNNNNNNNNNNNNNNNNNNNNNNNNNNNNNNNNNNNNNNNNNNNNNNNNNNNNNNNNNNNNNNNNNNNNNNNNNNNNNNNNNNNNNNNNNNNNNNNNNNNNNNNNNNNNNNNNNNNNNNNNNNNNNNNNNNNNNNNNNNNNNNNNNNNNNNNNNNNNNNNNNNNNNNNNNNNNNNNNNNNNNNNNNNNNNNNNNNNNNNNNNNNNNNNNNNNNNNNNNNNNNNNNNNNNNNNNNNNNNNNNNNNNNNNNNNNNNNNNNNNNNNNNNNNNNNNNNNNNNNNNNNNNNNNNNNNNNNNNNNNNNNNNNNNNNNNNNNNNNNNNNNNNNNNNNNNNNNNNNNNNNNNNNNNNNNNNNNNNNNNNNNNNNNNNNNNNNNNNNNNNNNNNNNNNNNNNNNNNNNNNNNNNNNNNNNNNNNNNNNNNNNNNNNNNNNNNNNNNNNNNNNNNNNNNNNNNNNNNNNNNNNNNNNNNNNNNNNNNNNNNNNNNNNNNNNNNNNNNNNNNNNNNNNNNNNNNNNNNNNNNNNNNNNNNNNNNNNNNNNNNNNNNNNNNNNNNNNNNNNNNNNNNNNNNNNNNNNNNNNNNNNNNNNNNNNNNNNNNNNNNNNNNNNNNNNNNNNNNNNNNNNNNNNNNNNNNNNNNNNNNNNNNNNNNNNNNNNNNNNNNNNNNNNNNNNNNNNNNNNNNNNNNNNNNNNNNNNNNNNNNNNNNNNNNNNNNNNNNNNNNNNNNNNNNNNNNNNNNNNNNNNNNNNNNNNNNNNNNNNNNNNNNNNNNNNNNNNNNNNNNNNNNNNNNNNNNNNNNNNNNNNNNNNNNNNNNNNNNNNNNNNNNNNNNNNNNNNNNNNNNNNNNNNNNNNNNNNNNNNNNNNNNNNNNNNNNNNNNNNNNNNNNNNNNNNNNNNNNNNNNNNNNNNNNNNNNNNNNNNNNNNNNNNNNNNNNNNNNNNNNNNNNNNNNNNNNNNNNNNNNNNNNNNNNNNNNNNNNNNNNNNNNNNNNNNNNNNNNNNNNNNNNNNNNNNNNNNNNNNNNNNNNNNNNNNNNNNNNNNNNNNNNNNNNNNNNNNNNNNNNNNNNNNNNNNNNNNNNNNNNNNNNNNNNNNNNNNNNNNNNNNNNNNNNNNNNNNNNNNNNNNNNNNNNNNNNNNNNNNNNNNNNNNNNNNNNNNNNNNNNNNNNNNNNNNNNNNNNNNNNNNNNNNNNNNNNNNNNNNNNNNNNNNNNNNNNNNNNNNNNNNNNNNNNNNNNNNNNNNNNNNNNNNNNNNNNNNNNNNNNNNNNNNNNNNNNNNNNNNNNNNNNNNNNNNNNNNNNNNNNNNNNNNNNNNNNNNNNNNNNNNNNNNNNNNNNNNNNNNNNNNNNNNNNNNNNNNNNNNNNNNNNNNNNNNNNNNNNNNNNNNNNNNNNNNNNNNNNNNNNNNNNNNNNNNNNNNNNNNNNNNNNNNNNNNNNNNNNNNNNNNNNNNNNNNNNNNNNNNNNNNNNNNNNNNNNNNNNNNNNNNNNNNNNNNNNNNNNNNNNNNNNNNNNNNNNNNNNNNNNNNNNNNNNNNNNNNNNNNNNNNNNNNNNNNNNNNNNNNNNNNNNNNNNNNNNNNNNNNNNNNNNNNNNNNNNNNNNNNNNNNNNNNNNNNNNNNNNNNNNNNNNNNNNNNNNNNNNNNNNNNNNNNNNNNNNNNNNNNNNNNNNNNNNNNNNNNNNNNNNNNNNNNNNNNNNNNNNNNNNNNNNNNNNNNNNNNNNNNNNNNNNNNNNNNNNNNNNNNNNNNNNNNNNNNNNNNNNNNNNNNNNNNNNNNNNNNNNNNNNNNNNNNNNNNNNNNNNNNNNNNNNNNNNNNNNNNNNNNNNNNNNNNNNNNNNNNNNNNNNNNNNNNNNNNNNNNNNNNNNNNNNNNNNNNNNNNNNNNNNNNNNNNNNNNNNNNNNNNNNNNNNNNNNNNNNNNNNNNNNNNNNNNNNNNNNNNNNNNNNNNNNNNNNNNNNNNNNNNNNNNNNNNNNNNNNNNNNNNNNNNNNNNNNNNNNNNNNNNNNNNNNNNNNNNNNNNNNNNNNNNNNNNNNNNNNNNNNNNNNNNNNNNNNNNNNNNNNNNNNNNNNNNNNNNNNNNNNNNNNNNNNNNNNNNNNNNNNNNNNNNNNNNNNNNNNNNNNNNNNNNNNNNNNNNNNNNNNNNNNNNNNNNNNNNNNNNNNNNNNNNNNNNNNNNNNNNNNNNNNNNNNNNNNNNNNNNNNNNNNNNNNNNNNNNNNNNNNNNNNNNNNNNNNNNNNNNNNNNNNNNNNNNNNNNNNNNNNNNNNNNNNNNNNNNNNNNNNNNNNNNNNNNNNNNNNNNNNNNNNNNNNNNNNNNNNNNNNNNNNNNNNNNNNNNNNNNNNNNNNNNNNNNNNNNNNNNNNNNNNNNNNNNNNNNNNNNNNNNNNNNNNNNNNNNNNNNNNNNNNNNNNNNNNNNNNNNNNNNNNNNNNNNNNNNNNNNNNNNNNNNNNNNNNNNNNNNNNNNNNNNNNNNNNNNNNNNNNNNNNNNNNNNNNNNNNNNNNNNNNNNNNNNNNNNNNNNNNNNNNNNNNNNNNNNNNNNNNNNNNNNNNNNNNNNNNNNNNNNNNNNNNNNNNNNNNNNNNNNNNNNNNNNNNNNNNNNNNNNNNNNNNNNNNNNNNNNNNNNNNNNNNNNNNNNNNNNNNNNNNNNNNNNNNNNNNNNNNNNNNNNNNNNNNNNNNNNNNNNNNNNNNNNNNNNNNNNNNNNNNNNNNNNNNNNNNNNNNNNNNNNNNNNCCTTAAAAGTTTTCCCATGAGTCAAACGAAAGTCTAAAGT
Proteins encoded in this window:
- the LOC107866840 gene encoding mannosyl-oligosaccharide glucosidase GCS1 encodes the protein MVGTSRGSTRSRASKSSTENSPIRKPNQMLRKDKTRDRSLIRIFSVNIKFLLGFGIIAFAISLFFINSLIKPMEKPQKPRVIAPLPAPKLMDLPMFQGDHRESLYWGTYRPQVYFGVRARTPQSLVAGLMWLGVKNGRYFMRHVCQDSDELKQYGWTSHNGRDYGHQFLIEQKMTLTTHFLKSKDRGSGYGGDWAVRIGVQSDESMSDEEMLNTAHLFFYVADESGKGLTLGSGVSDIHGDSILASGSRSDIGNWQLHLFSEDVSGVHYSGFKTPHIHNLSDVVQANLAVQARKFGHLLLSDLSDDSPNILVFQISARIPLKADIVLLSGTSARDSRVEERASRLKGTSLTSLLSEKQNEFDNKFKKSFSLSDELGLDPVTVGKAALGNMLGGIGYFFGQSKISLPSTSTLNAGDNSVLYWPAELYTAVPSRPFFPRGFLWDEGFHQLLIWRWDIYISLDIIGHWLDLMNIDGWIPRELILGAEALSKVPEEFVLQHPTNGNPPTLFLTLRDLISKLKKEKFAATETRDISVFLDRAFVRLEAWFKWFNTTQAGKERGSYYWHGRDTSTTRELNPKTLSSGLDDYPRASHPNGDERHVDLRCWMHLAADSMHSIAELLKMDKDIQQEYSLTAKLLSDFEVLNQMHLDAANGAYCDYGNHTEKVQLTWKIVETDPKRELLRQVLEKPVLQLVPHLGYVSLFPFILRLIPPDSWILESQLEFISNRSILWTDFGLRSLSKTSSMYMKRNTEHDPPYWRGPIWIPLNYLIVSSLHHYSQESGPYRERAKTIYNELRSNLIRNIVGNYKRTGYLWEQYDQKKGKGKGARLFTGWTATVLLIMAEAYPEV